The DNA window ttttttattactctttCACACTCTTCGTCCCACCACTCTACtggattctttctttttctttcttctctcttatctttctttttcttacttttctgctccctctttttttctcatatGTTGCCATTATTACTgcttctttcattatttcagtAATCATTGTATATTTCTCTTGCTCGTTCTTCTGTTTATATTCTGTTTCTTCTAAtatcttttcttcttccttcatatattcaatatacTTTTCCCACTTGGTTTTACTCTTAGATattctatttgtttttttttatatgtatcttttttCCATCCTAACTCAAACACTATTGGGTAGTGACGCCCACGAATCCTCTTCGATGTTgtatatcattttttcatatatttctttggttgCAAACATAATATCTAAGTTTGAGTCATTCACTCCTCCTTCTCTCATTCTTGACACTGTGTCGTTGTTTACTGTGAACAGCTCCCTTTCTTCCATTTCTTCTAATAGGATTTCTCCATTTCTATTTGTATTCTTGCAATTCCATACTCTATGATGCGCATTAAAGTCTCCTGCAATAATTAATGACTTTACGTTCATTTGTTGGGTTATTTTCTTCCACACATTCTTATTTTCATTACTTCCAGGTCTTCTATATATCCCTATGATTcctactttttctttttcttcctttagCTTTATTTTGATTGCCACTGAATCAATGCTATTAGATTGTGTATCTATTTctactttttccttttcttttatttcttgtctTACTAATATAGCTACTCCTCCTGCTGCACTCCTTTGTTATTTATCTTCTATACTTACTGCTGAGTCATAACCAGTGATCcttattatttctctttttttaaccTTCAACTCCGTCAATACCAATATATCATAATCCCATACTCACTTtattaattcttcttttttatttctccatCCTCTCATGTTCCACAAAAGGATTTTAATAGtcattatattcaactttgtTATGCAACTTACTTGCTTGAAATTGGTCtttttctctgaaatttctcactcttctttttccttcttgTCTTTCCTTTAAGTTTTCTTCgagtattttttgaatttttctctTCATTTCTTGTATACCCTCTTCCCATCCTTCTATGGTATGTAGGCATTGTATgatttcctcttcctctcttttttctttgttctccTCCAAGTTTTTCTTCTCGCATTTCCTCATCACAATTCCATAGTTCTCCTTTCTAATTTCTTCCACTCTCCAATCCTCATATCCGTCTTTCACTgctaatttttctttcctacttgctctttctctttcttctcttatTTTCTTACATTCTCTATCCTTAtattcttcttcctcttcttttccATACTTTGAGTTATTGTATTCCTCCCTTGGTTTCTCCAATCTTGTCTTATTCGCTACTTGTGCATATGTTTCCCTCTCACTTCCATttgatctatttatttcataacatGTACTTGGTCTTCTATCGTTTGGTTTAGATATCGCTGACCACTTTTCTTCCTGGATATCTCCTCTTCTGATTTGCTgtctttttttcccttcctaGAACATTTTTTGCTTTCATGAATGACACGTTTCTTTCTACCATTACCTTTTTAACCTGATAGTTGTGTTCATATATTGGGCATTTCCTATCCGTGGGTCTATGACTTCCTCCACAGTTGAGCATTCTATTTTCCTCTCGCATCTTTCTTGGTAGTAATCACCACATATCATACAGATCTTTTTCCTAAAGCACCTTTCCTTTATGTAACCAAATCCATAACAGTTGTAACACTGAATTACATTTTCCACAAAAGCTCTAACTTTCATTTTGACTAGACCTTGCCATAAGCTTATTTCTTTGGGTCTTTTTCCTCCTTCCCATATTATGATTACCTGGTGTAGGTATCTCTCTGTTATCTCCTTTGTGGTCTTATTGTATCTTCTTCTCATTCTTTCTATTTGTAAGATCCTTTTTTTGTCCTCAATTGCTTCATATAAATCATTTAGAGCagtgctcggaattagttgcacatttcgcctcgattcctgaggcaccgcctgctatgcccccactaccgctgtAGGCTCGACGGCCGAGCCACCGAACGCGCGCGTGGCCTTGTGTCTCAGGAGCGTTTTACGATAGATATGCCTGGTCCattcgcgtgattaaaaaattctcttgcgctgtgaataatttttttatttttacagacaattaaagttattaatattatttttacgtttataaacatatttgtatatacatataatgagcataatataacacaatgtaataattgcaattttgtcaatagctttccacatcacccaggaggaaaaatattattaataactttaattgtctgtaaaaataaaaaaattattcacagcgcaagagaattttttaatcacgcgaatggaccaggcatatctatcgtaaaacgctcctgagacacaaggccacgcgcgcgatcggcggctcggccgtcgagcctacagcggtagtgggggcatagcaggcggtgcctcaggaatcgaggcgaaatgtgcaactaattccgagcactGATTTAGAGACATTTTATTGTCCCAGTCGGATATTACTCCCTTGTATCTTTTTGTCCTGTTAGGAATCGAAAAGCTAACCAGCTTGTCTtccctcttttctttttcctcctgTTCCAAACATCTGTTAGCCTCTTCtatgtttctaaaataaacCATTGTCTTGTTATTACCTATACTAGTTATATCCTGTATCTTGTATCCTTTTTTCACCATATACATTGCTGTTCTAGTGACGTTATGGGCCCTATTATTTGTCCTGCCTTTTTGTTGCATTATTGTCTCTAGTCCTATTTCCCCCTTATGATTTATCTTAAATCTTTCTTTCACGATTGTTCTATCTTTATCATCTATCCTGCAATCGCCCTCATATACTAACCTGCCATTAAATCATTTTGTTTCTATTGGCTTTTTTGGCTACCTCGTCTCCTGTTATTTCCTTACTTATTTCCCTACTCTCTGCTCtatcttcctcttcctcctcttcgcTCTCCCTCATTTCTACCTCCTGTATTTCGTTTTCCTTACTCCTATCTCTGCTGCTCTTACTAATCTCTTTTCTACCTACCTTTTTTAAAGCATCTTTCTTTATTGCatcattctttatttttagtaattttccATAACTACCTTTTGTATCTATTTCTCTTAATGTCTTTAAGATACTCGTTCTTTATCTTCCATTTAGCACCACTATATATCTCCTGTTTTTCTTCTTGGTCTTCATTCTCTTGTAATTCTTCTTCCATGCTAGTTATTTCTCCGATTAtctcgtttttcttttcttccatttttccTTCTTCCAATCCTTCTATATCCATTTTTCTGTGTTTCACTGTTATCAGGTCCTCCAATTCTCCTCTTTCATATCTCCTATATTTCTCCTATCCTCCGCATGTTCTGTTCGCCAACCTTTTGCCGAGGCCGAATCCTACGATTCGGCCCCTAACCTTACTTTCGCTACTTTCTCTTACGCTTATCCTATCTTTTTCAGTCCTTCCTCTGATCCTCCACTTCCTCTCTCCTATCAAACGTCTTGTCCCTATTCTCCAATCACTTTTCTCACTATCACTCAATACCCGTCTCGTAACTTCAATAAATGTCTGCAGTATTTCTCACCACATCTCGACCCAATTGTTATAGTTGTTTAATCGACAGGTTAGGATATCTGTCATGTTTGTATCTTTGGTTAAGAATATATTCTTTCTCAATCAAAagcacaaataatttaatgcaaaGTATTATCTCGTAAGTATTACCTCGTTGATGTCATAAAATACGTATACgtcataaaatacatatacgtTGCTGCATTTCGTCGTGACAGATTTTATAACCTGTCAAGTCGtcaactttaacgattaatatttcGCTTCGCGGGGCAGAGCGGCTCGTTTTTTTGCCACATTCGTTAGTTTTGTGCAAAAACGCGTCGTATGAGCATAATTTCACCAATATTTGCACTGGCGTGACTAAACAGAATAATTGccatatgtaaatgtatatggAATTATacgtgtgcgcgtgcgtgcgtgcgtgtgcggtgcacgcgcgtgtgtgtgtgttcaatttaattacaatactttcgtataattatattgtgtatattaatttgtaaagaaaaattgctaTCTCGTATTGTATTAGAATTTCATTTACTTTTACTGTGTGTTTCAGGTACCAACAAAACATGTATCTGAATCATCCACAGTTTATAAAACAATCATTCAGATCGACAAACATCAATCAATCTATTTGCAAAACGTGGGATTCTTTTGAGCGAGGGTTTATTATTACTGTCTTCGCTATGAGAACCTTGTGCAATGTTATAGAGTTTCTTCAGAACTTGAGTTTCTTCAGTCTTATACTAGAATGTCATACTTACTGTGTTTCAGATGCCGAGGAAACAATATGTCTCCGGATCAATCGCCGTTTATAGAAAAATCATTTAGATTGATAATAAAGATCAATAAATCTATTTGCAAAGCATGGGATTTTTTTAAGCGAGggtttatagtaattattatatgcgGGTTCTACGATCAGGTGCTCGTGGGGTACCTCGGGGGGAAGGCAAATCAAATGGGAAATGAGGGGGAAAAGGAGTAGAGGACCGTATAGAAATTTTGACGAGAAATTTGTACGCGGTCGCAACCGGGTGCTCCGAAGAGGTCAAGGGGGAAATGTAAATGAGATGGAAACTGAAGAGGGGTGTAGGAGTGGAGGATTTTATGCCGGGTGTAAAGGGTGTCTGCTGGTGAAACCGTACGGTTTGAGGCGCACACAGGAATCGTGTTTGCTGGTGAAACCGTACGGTTTGAGGCGCACGGGGGTACGGTTTGAGGCGCACACGGGAAGCGCTTTTGCTGGCGAAACCGTACGGTTTGAGGCGCACGGGGTAAGTCATGGGGAACGTGATGAAATAAGTTATTGCgcgttttttcgttttttgacGCCTTTACTTGCGTCATCGTTCTTAATTGGTCGTTCTCTCGACTTCCcgtgaattattttaaaccatACGCTTCGATGCGCACGGGGAAATCCATGGAGAAACGTCTTTTGTACGTATGCGTATGcgtatacgtataatatttaagcGCATAGAGCGATCTATTTttcgagtgagtcccagatgcgcacagtaataaacggacacagcaagctgagtgaaacggacacagtaacaaacggacacagaccaaacggacacagtaataaacggacacagaccaaatgcgcacagagcaaaacggacacagtaaaaaacggacacagaccaaatgcgcacagagcgaaaccgacacagtgcgaaagggacacagaccaaatgcgcatagagcgaaacggacacagactaaatgcgcacactgcacatgcatacggaccaaatgcacacacggaaagtcgcaaacccatgtgatacagtgaatgctttgcacgcacacatacacacacacggggggtgcaaggaggggccttcggcccccctcccacATCcatcccgtccaagtcgctaacctatgtagactttactctgcttacaatgtacatggattgcatttggtccgtgcgcacgtgcagtgtgcgcatgtgcagtgtgcgcatttggtccgtgtgcatttggtctgtgtccgtttcgcactgtgtccgttttgctctgtgcgcatttggtctgtgtccgtttgttactgtgtccgttttgcactatgtccgtttcgctctgtgtccgtttattactgtgcgcatctgggacgcttccTATTTTTCGACGATGCATAAGCCGAGCGGAAAAACGCTTCCGACGAGAGACCGTACGGATTCAGGTGCAACGAGCGATTCATCTCGTTGTTGTCCGTTTTGCGCCTTTACTCggcaaattttaattgatcgaAGCCGTGGCCTATCTCTCGAATTATCTCGAGATGTGCGTGGTATAGTCCTGtaagctaaaaataataataatctaattgGTCGAACTAATTGCATGAATTTCTTAGGAGATGTGCGCAATCTGATGAATTTCTTCGGGATGTGCGCAATTCGAGGTGATGTGTTTGtatgtagaataaaatattggtttgTTTTGAATGGTGTGTGTTAAATTGAAAGATATATAAGAGATTGCATTTAGAGCGCTGCagttttaaacttattacGGGTTGGTGTTGCTTCTCAAAGTATATTGCAGGTAGGTAATGAAAGCAATCCtatgtaatagtaatttataataaatgtggAAATATTTGTTGTATAGTGAGAAACGGCATGGATGTCGAATCGCATGATGAGGGTAGAGTGGATTCACCggcttatttttcattaatcgaTTTATTGACGGAGCTGTGGGATCCGACTGTTTTGGCGACGCGCAATATCAGGCTGCTCATCGCATCTCTATCGAGTTATATAGCTAAGAATGTAAAATGCGATTGTGAGAGAGCTAAGAGCGTAAAATGCGAATGCGAGACACGTTGTATTCGCGAGGCTATGGAGATGAGACGTATGctaaagaatatatttcaattatggGTCATGAAGGGTACGTTTGATCCCGTATGTCTTAGAATTGAAATGCAGAATTTTATTcgacaaaatatttctaacgAAACGTACGCGCGAATGATCCTGGGTATAATGACAGATTTTGGTTGACTGAGTTCGAGGCTATATTTTAAGGCTGAATATGAAGGATTGTGCTACTCAGACGAATTTCCACGCCGAGACAAGGTAAAAGAATCCCAGAAGAAGAACAAGAAGACGCAGGGTATCGACGCGATGTTCGATTCATTCGGTGATCACGACGCTGGTTTGATATCTTAGAACGAGAGTAAAGGATGGGCGAGTGTTCGTAATGAGAACCTCTGGTGAAAATGGAGACTGTTTGGTTCGCGTGAGTCTGTACGAGGTCAAAGATATAAAGAGTAGAGATAAGTCTGATTGGTGGAAATATTCCAATTTCCGTGcgcaatttctttattcctTGTCGGAGACGGATCGCAAGTTTGGATTATTGCGCGAGCTTTTCGAGGTCGTGACAAATGAGTTGATGACGGTATCGGGAGTCATGAGGGAGGTACGGGATCAATATAGAGGCAGCagcgataattattattccgATTACGAGGACAGGAAGCGAAAACGCCTTGACAAGTCGACGGACAGCGATAAAGTCGACGCGACTGTACAGGAAGCAGCTGGCCCTTTGTTTTCCGGCTATAACGTTCcgaataaaaagtaatgtgtTACATCATATGATATCTATTACGATGATTGATAAATTGTAATCGTGAATGATATAATGTATTCGCAATGGTATATGATCttatatgtgaaataaatatatgacatcgaaatatgtattcaatgtaaataaatatatattattgattgaaaagtacgtttatttttttcgcaaTCGAAGCTTATACTAGCAGATATGATTCATTACGATATAgggtaatataaaatcaagtgTGATATGTTTGCAGAGACAggttatatttgtttatttaagaatacattatttttaatacaaccAACAAAAGAGATTCCGAATCTGAGAACGGCATGTTTAAAACAATCCGAAACAGAGAACGGCTAGTTCGTAATCGATGATGTCGTTGTTATCGAATTGCGCGCTTTCCCGGATCGCGGGCGGACCGTCAGCAGGATTATCGACGTTTGCTGCGATTTCCTGGAAACGTTTGACTTTCGCGTCAACAATTTTCGTCACCGGGGAAAGTGCTTTGACGATGCGATCGATGCAGTAATCGTGGTCGAACATAACGATTACGGTTGAGAGCGATAAGATCAAACGATTAGAGGGATGTTCCAAACGCAGAATCGGTAGattgtttatttttccaatttgtAGGAGGATGTTGTTTCCAATTGTAAGTAACTCCATATTGTTGTCGTCtgtgttgttgttgttgttgttgtagCGGAGTGTTGTTATTATCGTAGATTTTACCAGTTAGTTTTACCAGTCCCTTCCACTCGTCGATCGAGAATGAGATTTCCTTTCCATGACAATCTTCGAGTACGATGTTCACGTACGATAGTCACTTTACGACGATGCCGATGTCCAGGTACCCTGTTTTCGTCAACGTGTATCGTCTCGCCAATATGCGAGGAGGGTCGGATCACCCGTTGACGTTGTTGAATCTGtaagtatcattattttactttgtttggTTAATAACGttgtgaataaaaaaagtgaaataataGTACTTACGTTTGTTTTCTCTTCGTATTTTTCTTATTCGCGCAATCTGAATTTTTTCGTTTTGCATTACCATCGTCGAACGTATCGGATTGTCGTTCCGCCAATGTAGAATACATCGTTGATTATTTCTGCTCTTACGTTACGTATCGATAGACGGATTACGCGAGactacccagatagccaagcgagattaagcatatcgggcaaattaatgcactgcatgtatgttgtaaacttgcccacaatttgctgtcattgtaatttaacgtggaacaaagttaacatcaggagagcaaataaccttcatgagtttataaaattataagtgcatgcattgaggaataataaacttgtcacattgacagcaattgtgcatgcatgttgacaacttgccgtcagtttgttgaattctaatgtagaattttacatgaaGACAACAGACAGTCAGAACGacagacagtttgaggaaacaccttggctttagtttgataaaattaatagggaataagtgacagcaaaataacaacacgttgcctttatttggctatctgggtaacCGTTCTCTATGGATTATGCATCCTAAAATAAATTGCTTCTCAGAAAGATTGTTTgaatagtataatatttaacgatGCTTCCGTTATAGTCGTCCATCTCACCGATCATGTATCCGTTGTATATCATGTAGGAGTGTTCCCGATTGGTGTTTATCGCGGCGTTTATCGTCGCATCTGCGGGCAATCCAAATTTCGAAAATGATCTTGACCAATTGGTATCCAACGAGAAGCTCGGATAATTCACTTTGTAAATAGCATTATTcacgaataattttatatcgccGGACGGAGTTCGATACGAGGCTGAAATGCGCGTATAATTCGGAGGtagaaatttcaaataagtaGAAAGTGCCAGTGGttggttatattttttatcgtcCAGTCTCACCAACCATATGTATTTTTCGCTCGCGATATATATTCGTTTCCTCAACAGTAATATCGCATTGATGCGTTTTATTTTGCACAGATCGTTTGGAATATTCTTTGGTGGTACTGGAAATTTCGGGGAAGATGTCGGTTTATGTGGTGACTTGTTGGTAGTCGAGTTACCGTAGAGATTTTGAATATTGAGAATATCCTCGTCACTTAGTTTAATAGGATAAGAATAATCAGTTGTGTAGGCGTACATGATGGATTCTGTGTGTGGATCGTGTTGCAATCCTAatggtatatccacacaaaTTTGCTTAAGCGCATAAGcatatacataagaaaattaattggtCTACAAGcacttacataagaaaatagacCAATCGAATTCCTTATGCATATACCAATCGCGGTTTACGCATCTGATCTAAGGTTTCGTTGCTCACCTCACCGGTAATtggtaatttataatattcttgaaaaaGGCTGATAGAGTCTTGGAGAATTCTTTGTTCGCCAATAGTTTCAAACGATTGCATCTTCTCATTGAGATATCCATATTTCTGTAGATAATTAATCGCGAATTCGGTGTTTTTCCTGACGATTTGTTCGTTTTTGTTTGCAAGGGCACAGCGAATAGCGACGACGGAGATCGCGATCGCGACTACGAGATGGGCGCGCATTCCTCGAGATGTTGCGAGATCTGTGTGTTTACTTCAAATGGCGAGACGCAATTTATCGACGCGGCATTTTATTCGTTTGCTGTTCCCTCCTTGGCATGTTCAAGAAAACACAATTTGGACGGGTATTCTCGTAGCTGAAActtgattacattttttatgcaaaatacaattatatgaattgtgaaatattaattatgaaacgAGAGAATTATgtcatatgtatttataaatgaaacaaCGGAAAATGAAATAAGTGCATCCTCACATTATCTATATTCTCATAGTTATCATACGGTTTCAACACAGTGGAAACCGTACGGATGCAAGCGCACAGTGGAAACCGTAGGGATTCAAGCGCATTAtcgcaatatttatagtttcGTATCTTACGGATTCGAGTATATCATCGCAATTTTTATGcctatgtgaaaaaaatacattacttacatttttttccggTTGAAAGTAGATATCGCATTTCTCTTATGATTCGACGTTTGTCTGTAATTTTCCGGTTGGAAACGGAATTCGAACGTACTGCAACATATATATAGTGGGTGTTGTCGTGGATGACATCAGAGTTCCAACGTTTTTTCAAGGAGCGTGtgcatgtatatttatataatggaACAGTTAACGAATATTGCAAACGTAGTTAATTCAATCAACAATCAAGAAATGTGTAGCTTAGCCGCGAATACCGATTCGTTAGCAAAAGTTATCGTAAAGATTAACGAGGGTATCGATAAAATTAGAACGAATTTACCGAGTTTTATGTCGGCAGAAATAACGTTCGATAGTAATGACAAAACGCTCGCAGTATTGTAAGCATATATAAAACGTATCGGTTTTTTGTATTAGTGtttcttttagtaatttttacttttggtTTTTTTGTTATTCGATAGAAATCGTGTACAAAATCAATTGCGTAGCATTGATCGCTACGTTAATGTGATCCTAAATGACATGCTTCGCATCAATGGACAAATACAAACATCTATTAGAAGGTTTTCTAACGGAACGAGCAATATAGACGATGACGTATCTCAACATCTCTCACAGGCACGAGGAACAATCTAAACCTCAAGATCTGCTACGTGTTTATTTACATAGgagtaaaaaaagtatgagaaaataattttaaggaaataattttataagaaatagtattgtataaaaatataattgtgtacGCGCGGTGAATATTCGGATCTACGTAGAGCGTACGTTCGGAGATGCCGAAGAGGACGATGTTAAAGATATGTAGagatagaaattatatttaatagatcattataaaatagagaacatattattaaaaaataccttaATATTTGTCCACTTCTCTCTCGTACAGGGTACCGTTTCTTCGGTATCTATCGAACACCCTGCGATACTCTAGGAACGTGGATACACACTCCGCGCACTGTGAGGCTGGTCGTGTCGTTATTAGCCTACGATCACACCTGCTACACGCTGAATGTACCGCGTGTAGCGCAGTCACTACGGAGTGGTATGTCGTCCTTAGTTGATACCACAGGCGCCCTCGTCCCTGTAGTTGTCCGTAACATGTTCTGCACAG is part of the Monomorium pharaonis isolate MP-MQ-018 chromosome 2, ASM1337386v2, whole genome shotgun sequence genome and encodes:
- the LOC118644255 gene encoding vicilin-like seed storage protein At2g18540 produces the protein MDIEGLEEGKMEEKKNEIIGEITSMEEELQENEDQEEKQEIYSGAKWKIKNEYLKDIKRNRYKRIDDKDRTIVKERFKINHKGEIGLETIMQQKGRTNNRAHNVTRTAMYMVKKGYKIQDITSIGNNKTMVYFRNIEEANRCLEQEEKEKREDKLEGKKRQQIRRGDIQEEKWSAISKPNDRRPSTCYEINRSNGSERETYAQVANKTRLEKPREEYNNSKYGKEEEEEYKDRECKKIREERERASRKEKLAVKDGYEDWRVEEIRKENYGIVMRKCEKKNLEENKEKREEEEIIQCLHTIEGWEEGIQEMKRKIQKILEENLKERQEGKRRVRNFREKDQFQARDFNAHHRVWNCKNTNRNGEILLEEMEERELFTVNNDTVSRMREGGVNDSNLDIMFATKEIYEKMIYNIEEDSWASLPNSV